Proteins from a single region of Vanessa tameamea isolate UH-Manoa-2023 chromosome 23, ilVanTame1 primary haplotype, whole genome shotgun sequence:
- the Vha44 gene encoding V-type proton ATPase subunit C isoform X2: protein MPTPTLPNPGIDSYADPGGGEPPPTPTSPVCDSAYSEHHGCWPCEHREHSDCEASHPSQPSSGRSSPRWDDDEEEDRPHHILTQGDLPTYLTRFQWDMAKYPIKQSLRNIADIISKQVGQIDADLKVKSSAYNALKGNLQNLEKKQTGSLLTRNLADLVKKEHFILDSEYLTTLLVIVPKSMFNDWNANYEKITNMIVPRSTQLIHQDNDYGLFSVTLFKKVVDEFKLHARERKFIVREFSYNEADLAAGKNEITKLVTDKKKQFGPLVRWLKVNFSECFCAWIHVKALRVFVESVLRYGLPVNFQAVVMVPARKSMKKLRDVLQQLYAHLDHSAQTHGQNAQDTAELAGLGFGQSEYFPYVFYKINIDMVEKA from the exons ATGCCAACACCAACTCTGCCGAATCCAGGCATCGACTCTTACGCGGACCCCGGCGGGGGCGAGCCTCCCCCCACGCCGACGTCTCCGGTCTGCGACTCCGCTTACTCGGAACACCACGGCTGTTGGCCTTGCGAACATCGAGAACACTCCGATTGCGAGGCGTCTCACCCCTCGCAACCTTCCAGTGGGCGCAGCTCGCCGCGATGGGATGATGACGAGGAAGAAGACCGCCCGCATCACATCCTGACGCAAG GCGACCTGCCCACCTATTTGACTCGATTCCAATGGGACATGGCAAAGTATCCCATAAAGCAGAGCCTCCGCAACATCGCCGACATCATCAGTAAACAG GTGGGTCAGATCGACGCGGACTTGAAGGTGAAATCATCAGCATACAATGCTCTCAAGGGTAACCTACAGAACTTAGAGAAGAAACAGAC cgGAAGTCTCTTGACTCGTAACTTGGCCGATTTGGTCAAGAAGGAGCATTTTATTTTGGACAGCGAATACCTAACGACGCTGCTCGTCATTGTACCAAA GTCTATGTTCAACGATTGGAACGCAAATTACGAGAAGATCACGAACATGATCGTGCCTCGTTCCACTCAGCTCATCCATCAGGACAATGACTACGGTCTCTTCAGCGTAACTCTCTTCAAGAAG GTGGTGGACGAGTTCAAGCTGCACGCGCGTGAGCGCAAGTTCATCGTGCGCGAGTTCTCCTACAACGAGGCCGACCTCGCCGCCGGCAAGAACGAGATCACCAAGCTCGTCACCGACAAGAAGAAGCAGTTC GGTCCCTTGGTGCGATGGTTAAAAGTGAACTTCTCTGAATGTTTCTGCGCCTGGATACACGTTAAGGCTTTAAGAGTATTCGTCGAATCAGTTCTAAG ATACGGCCTGCCAGTGAACTTCCAGGCCGTGGTGATGGTCCCCGCGCGCAAGAGCATGAAGAAGCTGCGCGACGTGCTGCAGCAGCTCTACGCGCACCTCGACCACTCCGCGCAGACGCACGGACAGAACGCGCAGGAC ACGGCTGAGTTAGCGGGTCTCGGGTTCGGTCAGTCCGAATACTTCCCGTACGTGTTCTATAAGATCAACATCGACATGGTGGAGAAAGCCTAG
- the LOC113397722 gene encoding ATP synthase subunit gamma, mitochondrial has protein sequence MLGRFAPGVCTQVTMGVNQQQNRNMATLKAISMRLKSVKNIQKITQSMKMVSAAKYTRAERDLRAARPYGEGAVQFYEKAEVTAPEDEPKQLYIAMTSDRGLCGAVHTGVSKVIRNRLMEPGAENIKVICVGDKSRSILQRLYGKHIISVANEIGRLPPTFLDAAKIANAIMTSGYDFGSGKIIFNKFKSVVSYTQSDLPLFSQKSIENAPKLAVYDSLDSDVLQSYMEFSLASMLFYALKEGACSEQSSRMTAMDNASKNAGEMIEKLTLTFNRTRQAVITRELIEIISGAAALE, from the exons ATGTTGGGCCGTTTTGCACCGGGTGTTTGCACCCAGGTGACCATGGGGGTCAACCAGCAGCAGAACCGTAACATGGCCACATTGAAAGCCATTTCTATGCGATTGAAGTCTGTAAAGAATATCCAGAAAATTACGCAGTCCATGAAGATGGTGTCAGCTGCGAA GTATACTCGTGCTGAACGTGACTTAAGAGCTGCCCGTCCTTATGGTGAAGGTGCAGTACAGTTCTATGAAAAAGCAGAG GTTACCGCCCCTGAGGATGAACCCAAACAGCTTTATATTGCTATGACATCAGACAGAG GTCTCTGTGGAGCTGTCCACACTGGTGTGTCAAAGGTTATCCGTAACCGTCTCATGGAGCCAGGAGCAGAAAACATCAAAGTTATCTGTGTTGGTGACAAGTCTCGCAGTATTCTCCAACGCTTGTACGGGAAGCATATCATTAGTGTCGCTAATGAG ATTGGTCGTCTTCCCCCTACATTCTTGGACGCGGCTAAGATCGCCAATGCCATTATGACTTCTGGATACGACTTTGGTTCTGGCAAAATCATCTTTAACAAGTTCAAGTCTGTAGTGTCCTACACGCAGTCTGACTTGCCGCTGTTCAGTCAGAAGTCTATTGAG aacgCACCGAAACTGGCTGTCTACGATTCATTGGACTCTGACGTCCTTCAATCATACATGGAATTTTCACTCGCTTCTATGCTCTTCTACGCCCTGAAGGAAGGCGCCTGCTCCGAACAGTCGTCCCGTATGACGGCCATGGACAACGCCTCCAAGAACGCCGGAGAGATGATCGAAAAACTGACACTTACCTTCAACAGAACCCGCCAAGCCGTCATTACCAGGGAACTTATCGAAATTATCTCTGGTGCTGCCGCTCTGGAATAA
- the Incenp gene encoding inner centromere protein: MSIFNELLPKICEISNAFTKNFNDDLKAAFLCFDKFEEEFQNGKSRTRDKTQKDKSALTTLQSINEDDDDSVKALEENSKRSSSKSNDDRTSTESNERRGSKKRSKNEVDGMESPEQDKRQKRNASVKAQSIISKQVNVNLTQKLRREDSNEKSGRSRRRGKEDDKENAEPIPLVQVKQEKISLPPEPMELECLPLNVEVKREVDKDELAMPPPFAPVPKPRKAVPKEKPEEVPEEETSGRRRTTRTRKQTDTLPSQPASNRSTRASSRSAKQTETEETQSAEARPKRTRAKKAAEPTVADTEKEIETPVQNETVTASPAEKPRTKRTRRIQKPAEKEPEKIEEAQPQPEIISPKEERISQPEVHSPVLPMIKKTNDTKLKLQENLIKKVQNETSQKHINEINKKDTESAIDETDNVNLDKTKVISVAMNATVVISNDMDKTVVLPNGVYNHAPVTPKNVCQMNETVVLETCNTTVVLDKPQTNAIIDSTVVIDKDPKATNVTEDNSLLTDDSDSIEVQTPPKIPPLPQPTSAVKEKVQQFEELATRVTRTKTRAMAKKEETTEQTPPDKVSKVILSTETLTKMNSMIFNGKVTQISSSATKPRANVMSSTKIPSSTSKLSAINRAREAEETQKKEKEDARSKKEALLDAKRELQKKRREEKMAAAAAARGAAERERRALLQAAARERQEKQAHADLGKLERQREAERKKHELARKVAETEERRRAEEQARQQRLADEQKRAEAARKKQLEEAEAMKKEAAIMAKEIERRQKEFMERQKMKQRMDGEKILTPLKTAPALDPVYMADGFQYLNSDEDEEPPERPAPIWSTSKARRQQLIIQARIASRHVDRLFSVRAHTPDLREIFPDIERARLKRTSSAVWRSPVRPLPAVWE, translated from the exons ATgtcaatttttaatgaattgctTCCCAAAATCTGTGAAATATCGAATGCTTTTACAAAAAACTTTAATGATGATCTTAAG GCCGCGTTCCTGTGTTTTGATAAGTTTGAAGAAGAATTTCAAAATGGCAAAAGCAGAACGCGGGACAAGACTCAAAAAGATAAAAGCGCTTTAACAACCCTTCAGAGTATAAATGAAGACGATG ATGATTCAGTCAAGGCACTAGAAGAAAATTCAAAACGATCCAGCTCTAAATCAAACGATGATCGTACATCAACGGAAAGTAATGAACGTAGAGGCTCCAAGAAACGTAGCAAAAATGAAGTGGATGGTATGGAGAGCCCTGAACAAGATAAACGGCAGAAAAGAAATGCATCAGTTAAAGCACAGAGCATTATTAGCAAACAG GTGAATGTAAACCTCACTCAGAAACTTCGTAGAGAAGACTCTAATGAGAAATCCGGTAGAAGCCGTCGTCGGGGGAAAGAGGATGACAAGGAAAACGCAGAACCCATTCCACTTGTACaag TCAAACAGGAGAAGATCTCCCTGCCACCCGAGCCGATGGAGCTGGAATGTTTGCCTCTGAATGTCGAAGTGAAACGAGAAGTAGACAAGGACGAGTTGGCCATGCCGCCGCCCTTCGCGCCCGTGCCCA aaCCACGTAAAGCTGTACCTAAAGAGAAACCAGAGGAGGTCCCAGAAGAAGAAACTTCAGGAAGACGAAGAACTACGCGAACAAGGAAACAGACTGACACACTGCCTTCACAACCtg CATCAAACAGATCAACACGAGCAAGCTCCCGGTCGGCAAAACAGACTGAAACCGAAGAGACTCAGTCTGCGGAAGCTAGACCGAAACGCACTAGagctaaaaaa gcCGCTGAGCCGACAGTAGCTGACACTGAAAAAGAAATTGAAACTCCAGTACAAAATGAAACAG TTACAGCTTCACCAGCTGAAAAACCTAGGACGAAACGCACTCGACGAATCCAAAAGCCTGC tgaAAAAGAACCTGAAAAGATTGAAGAAGCGCAACCTCAACCAGAAATAATATCTCCAAAGGAAGAAAGGATATCACAGCCGGAAGTCCATTCGCCCGTACTGCCAATGATCAAGAAGACGAATGAcacaaaacttaaattacaaGAGAACCTAATCAAAAAAGTACAAAATGAAACTTCACAAAagcatataaatgaaataaataaaaaagatacagAGTCCGCTATTGATGAAACAGATAACGTAAATTTGGATAAAACGAAAGTAATCAGTGTAGCGATGAATGCGACGGTTGTGATATCCAATGATATGGATAAAACTGTTGTTCTTCCCAATGGTGTGTATAACCATGCGCCGGTTACACCCAAAAATGTG tGTCAAATGAACGAAACAGTTGTGTTGGAAACGTGTAACACAACGGTAGTTTTGGACAAACCACAAACAAATGCAATAATAGATTCCACAGTTGTCATAGATAAAG aTCCAAAAGCAACAAATGTAACGGAAGATAACTCATTGTTAACTGACGACAGTGACAGTATAGAAGTCCAGACCCCCCCTAAAATACCACCATTGCCGCAACCCAC GTCAGCTGTTAAAGAAAAAGTGCAGCAGTTCGAAGAACTGGCTACCAGAGTGACCAGAACGAAGACAAGAGCTATGGCTAAAAAG gagGAAACTACAGAGCAAACACCTCCAGACAAAGTATCCAAAGTAATTCTCTCAACTGAGACATTGACTAAGATGAACAGTATGATCTTCAATGGGAAAGTAACACAA aTATCGAGTTCTGCAACGAAGCCACGTGCAAACGTAATGTCTTCAACCAAAATTCCGTCATCGACTTCGAAACTAAGTGCTATCAATAGAGCCAGAGAAGCAGAGGAGACCCAGAAAAAAGAAAAGGAGGATGCCAGAAGTAAAAAAGAAGCACTTCTGGACGCAAAGAGAGAGTTGCAGAAaaa GCGGCGCGAGGAGAAgatggcggcggcggcggcggcgcgcggcgcggccgAGCGCGAGCGGCGCGCGCTGCTGCAGGCCGCCGCGCGCGAGCGCCAGGAGAAGCAGGCGCACGCCGACCTGGGCAAGCTGGAGCGCCAGCGGGAGGCCGAGCGG AAAAAACACGAGCTGGCACGTAAAGTAGCAGAGACGGAGGAGAGACGGAGAGCCGAGGAGCAAGCGAGACAGCAACGGCTCGCTGATGAACAGAAACGAGCGGAAGCTGCGAGAAAAAAGCAATTAGAAGAAGCGGAGGC tatgaaGAAAGAGGCCGCAATAATGGCTAAGGAAATCGAGAGGAGACAAAAAGAGTTCATGGAGCGACAAAAGATGAAACAGAGAATGGACGGAGAAAAga TCCTGACACCACTAAAAACCGCACCGGCTCTGGATCCCGTATACATGGCTGACGGATTCCAATACCTCAACTCTGATGAAGACGAAGAGCCCCCAGAACGACCTGCACCCATCTGGTCTACATCAAAG GCCCGCCGTCAACAGCTCATAATCCAGGCGCGCATCGCCAGCCGGCACGTCGACAGGCTGTTCTCGGTCCGCGCGCACACGCCGGATCTTCGCGAGATCTTCCCCGACATCGAGCGCGCCCGCCTCAAGCGCACCTCCTCCGCCGTCTGGCGCAGCCCCGTGCGACCGCTGCCGGCCGTGTGGGAGTGA